The Euphorbia lathyris chromosome 8, ddEupLath1.1, whole genome shotgun sequence genome has a window encoding:
- the LOC136204159 gene encoding beta-1,3-galactosyltransferase pvg3, giving the protein MLPLIHTILHSPKHFKNIITMKATRPDPRRFIVSSLFFIFFLCILASINEVRFDSLTKFGRCAFSNIPTQSSTNNFLSSPQDEDIRVLIGILTLPDQYNRRHFLRLIYGTQLPLINSRARVDVKFVFCNLTKEDQKILVALEIMRYDDIIILDCKENMNKGKTYTYFSSLPELLNDTNVHHSPPYHYVMKADDDTYLRLDKLVESLIPLPREDLYYGYVIPCPSMDPFVHYMSGMGYMVSWDIVEWIRDSEIPKKHLEGPEDKVFGDWIREGHKAKNRYNGKWSMYNFPEPHTRCTHELWPDTIAVHLLKNQEKWIETLMYFNVTRNLKPSKLYHIP; this is encoded by the coding sequence ATGTTACCTTTAATTCATACAATTCTTCATTCGCCAAAACACTTCAAGAACATAATAACAATGAAGGCTACAAGGCCCGATCCCCGAAGATTCATCGTATCCtctctcttcttcatcttcttcctttgtaTTTTAGCCTCAATCAACGAAGTTCGATTCGATAGCTTAACAAAATTCGGCCGATGCGCATTTTCCAACATCCCAACTCAATCATCTACTAACAATTTTCTATCTTCTCCGCAAGACGAAGATATTCGTGTACTCATCGGCATCCTAACCCTACCCGATCAATACAACCGCCGTCACTTCCTACGCCTCATCTACGGAACACAACTTCCACTAATCAACAGCCGCGCACGAGTCGACGTGAAGTTCGTGTTTTGCAACCTAACAAAAGAAGATCAAAAGATACTCGTCGCACTTGAGATAATGCGTTATGACGACATAATCATTCTCGATTGCAAGGAAAACATGAACAAAGGTAAGACCTACACGTACTTCTCGAGCCTACCCGAATTACTCAACGACACGAATGTTCATCATTCCCCGCCGTACCATTACGTAATGAAAGCGGACGACGACACGTATTTAAGATTAGATAAACTAGTAGAGTCATTAATACCATTACCTAGAGAAGATTTATACTATGGTTATGTGATTCCATGTCCTAGTATGGATCCATTTGTTCATTACATGTCTGGGATGGGATATATGGTTTCATGGGACATAGTTGAATGGATAAGAGATTCTGAAATTCCTAAAAAACATTTGGAAGGACCAGAAGATAAGGTGTTTGGGGATTGGATTAGGGAAGGACATAAAGCAAAGAATAGATATAATGGAAAATGGTCAATGTATAATTTTCCAGAGCCTCACACAAGATGTACACATGAATTATGGCCAGACACTATTGCTGTTCATCtattgaagaatcaagagaaGTGGATTGAAACTTTGATGTATTTTAATGTTACTAGGAATCTTAAACCTTCTAAGTTGTATCATATACCTTAg